TTCAATTCTCCTCATCCGTACTTTTTAAGAATTTTTGTTACTTTACCTGCTGTTACTTGTCCGTGCAAATCACTACCAACAGTAACAACTGCTGCAAGTCCACAACAGCCCAAACATCGAACAGCTTCAAGTGAATACTTATAATCTTTCGTTGTATTGCCCACTTTCACATTCAATTCTCTTTGGAACTGGTCAATAATTTTCGGTGCACCTTCGACATGGCATGCTGTTCCCATGCAAACCTGAATCAAATGTTTGCCGCGCGGTACAAGCGATAATCCCTTAAAGAAGGTGGCAATGTGAAAAATTTGTGTTATTGGTGTTTGTATTTGATTCGATAATTCTTTCAATACTTCTTTGGGAAGATAATGGTACTCTTCCTGGGTGTCTTGGAGTATTTCGATTAAGAAATGTGGGTTGCGTTTCCATTTGTCGACAATACCACCAACCTTCGAAACATCAACTGTTTGTTGTTCAGTCATAGTTTTTCTTCCTTTATTTACTTATTTGTGTTGGAAAATTTTTCATGTTCTCATTAATATAATTTTTTATGAATATTAATACGTCCGTTGAGTTTATGTTAATATCTTTTAAATGTTGTTTGATTTCTTTTGTTTCAAAGTTAAACTTATTTCCGTTTCGCTCATGTATATACTTGATTTCTATCTCAGGATTACCTGCAATAAGAGCAACAATTGTTTCTGCCATACTTCCGAGCGGCTGTCGGTCGATATGACTTGATTGAAATATTGTACTCACATATGTTCCTTTTCCGGGCACTGAATCAAT
The sequence above is drawn from the Bacteroidota bacterium genome and encodes:
- a CDS encoding ATP-binding protein — protein: MEDLSLHILDIAENSIAAGAKNIEIKILEDTRKDILRIEIIDDGKGMTPEEVKKVTDPFFTSRTTRRVGLGLPFFNQAAKMANGSMTIDSVPGKGTYVSTIFQSSHIDRQPLGSMAETIVALIAGNPEIEIKYIHERNGNKFNFETKEIKQHLKDININSTDVLIFIKNYINENMKNFPTQISK
- a CDS encoding NAD(P)H-dependent oxidoreductase subunit E codes for the protein MTEQQTVDVSKVGGIVDKWKRNPHFLIEILQDTQEEYHYLPKEVLKELSNQIQTPITQIFHIATFFKGLSLVPRGKHLIQVCMGTACHVEGAPKIIDQFQRELNVKVGNTTKDYKYSLEAVRCLGCCGLAAVVTVGSDLHGQVTAGKVTKILKKYG